The Blastocatellia bacterium genome includes a window with the following:
- a CDS encoding putative Ig domain-containing protein: MLRVVLLCCVLLLLITVASAHASAQTAASRAPVEAMKDYALVLVEAETANELIEARDFITAAGGTVAVVLPPKAIFGWITPAVEARLLGQHRIRAIHRAVITAPPAGFRDRNTQIAIRLFNDMASGRSARRRQRDAARPTGAQTDRPGFIDTEPHPRINREQMIQNLRLLGRAPSGDVHTQFFGNSDVMDGTVAVALFLIESNGTADPNLYSWSNDDATAAVSQTLEGLNWWVEQSRAFQLARPLQFTLVTHLPSDPACQVPYEPILHPASDATFWIAKIMSNLGVSDGDTATRVAAYDEALRQQQHTDWAYSIFVGYNPIGTATAFTDHRASWAFIGGPYVQSLYRSFGWPLSRVVSHETGHIFYACDEYFQPGYQTCSCSCAPEIRREAINGNCQDASCTQNSTACMMRLNELALCPHTAAQIGWINQLPPPPPSAPASLVATASSPTEVTLVWQDTSAGSDGAAQGFQIERRGGTSAEFSLLATTPTSSPRYTDGTALPNTAYAYRVRAFNISGQSAYSNEVPVVTPTVAPSLSIGTTSMPEATVAVAYDRALVASGGRPDYLWIVESGTLPAGLTLSQSGSISGTPTTAGTSNFVVKVTDSNNGSATKALTLIVKPAAPLTITSAQLPRGSVGTTYSQSLGASGGQTPYNWSKVSGNLPDGLSLNQTSGVIAGVPERAGTSSFVIRLADSASASVTVTLAITINPAISALEITTESLPDGVVGQDYLRTLQAIGGSAPYRWTVGAGHLPDGLQLSSDGSITGRPTTPGTTNFTVQVTEQSGQTATRALAIDIEAPPQFTILSSNPLPAAAVGVPYQHQLQATAGSAPYNWVKKKKAKYGALPDGIKLSADGMLSGTPTAQGTSDFTVIASDAADRQAKKPLTITVGPPPPPLTIRTETLPNATQGLSYTAHLDAAGGVAPYTWTLDIGTLPDGITMQSDGTISGRGTAVGTYAFTVRVKDAVGTSSTHTLFILVVPPPPPLVIQTVQLPETSAERPYSQTLQATGGTPPYTWSISSGSLGQGLNLSANGVISGTPASPGTVVFVVRVADSAEQSVTRTLAITIKPADHVAPFGNLEVPDFRATLSTVATGSGWALDNVGIAAVEVLVDGVKVGDAIYGLNRPDIGAVWSSFPNASKAGYSFTLDTTKFSNGDHTLAMRLLDAAGNATVVGTRPITLQNSVFMITTTNLPRGKKGEAYSQQLQTANGRAPYTFTLTSGALPAGLSLSASGLVAGTPTVFGSNFSFTVRATDANSAAAVASYTITVVPDIDPLRVVSSGDLLPGLTGKDYATQLLFTGGRPPATWGLSNGTLPPGLTLNAATGILSGRPTTVGNYIFTVRVTDADNTTAVSSPLNLVIALGPLGVIDTGTLPSGVTGVSYAYGLRSTGGTGPYTWTLASGTLPWGLTVNPTTGVIGGKPIVAGNYDFVIRIADSTLASALSDSLHIVVTAGPLTVVTTGDFPTAQVNVDYSFVMVANGGSQPYTWSIISGALPAGLTLNPATGTFGGKAIVAGTFTLVFQVRDPFGTTATSTPLRLVVSP; the protein is encoded by the coding sequence ATGCTTCGTGTGGTTTTGCTGTGCTGTGTTCTGCTACTGCTCATAACTGTTGCAAGTGCCCACGCTTCGGCACAGACTGCCGCGTCGCGCGCGCCGGTCGAAGCCATGAAAGATTACGCGCTCGTTCTGGTCGAGGCCGAGACCGCAAACGAGCTGATTGAAGCGCGGGACTTTATCACGGCGGCGGGCGGCACGGTCGCCGTGGTGTTGCCGCCGAAAGCCATCTTCGGCTGGATCACGCCCGCCGTCGAAGCCCGCCTCCTCGGCCAGCACCGTATACGCGCCATTCACCGTGCAGTCATCACTGCGCCGCCCGCAGGCTTTCGCGACCGCAACACACAGATCGCCATCCGCCTGTTCAATGACATGGCTTCGGGCCGTAGTGCGCGCCGCCGTCAGCGCGACGCCGCGCGCCCGACCGGGGCGCAGACCGACCGACCGGGCTTCATCGATACCGAGCCGCACCCGCGGATCAACCGCGAGCAGATGATCCAGAACCTGCGGCTGCTGGGCCGCGCACCCAGTGGCGATGTGCATACACAGTTCTTCGGCAACTCGGACGTCATGGATGGCACCGTGGCCGTCGCCCTCTTTCTGATCGAGAGCAACGGCACGGCTGACCCCAACCTCTATTCATGGTCGAATGACGATGCGACGGCGGCGGTCTCGCAGACGCTCGAAGGCTTGAACTGGTGGGTCGAGCAGTCGCGCGCCTTTCAGTTGGCGCGGCCCCTGCAATTCACACTGGTTACCCACCTGCCGAGCGATCCCGCCTGCCAGGTGCCTTACGAACCGATCCTGCACCCGGCTAGTGATGCGACCTTCTGGATCGCTAAAATCATGTCGAACCTCGGAGTCAGCGACGGCGATACGGCGACGCGCGTCGCGGCCTATGACGAGGCGCTCAGGCAGCAACAGCACACCGACTGGGCCTACTCGATATTCGTCGGGTATAACCCGATTGGCACGGCGACCGCGTTTACCGACCACCGCGCTTCGTGGGCCTTCATCGGCGGCCCGTACGTGCAGAGCCTGTACCGCAGCTTTGGCTGGCCGCTGTCGCGCGTCGTCAGCCACGAAACCGGCCACATCTTTTACGCCTGCGATGAATACTTTCAGCCCGGCTATCAGACCTGTAGTTGTAGTTGCGCGCCCGAAATCCGCCGCGAAGCCATCAACGGCAACTGCCAGGATGCGAGCTGCACGCAGAACTCGACCGCCTGCATGATGCGGCTCAACGAGCTGGCCCTCTGTCCGCACACCGCGGCGCAGATCGGCTGGATCAACCAGTTGCCGCCCCCGCCGCCATCGGCGCCGGCCAGCCTCGTCGCCACCGCTTCTTCGCCCACCGAAGTCACGCTCGTCTGGCAAGACACATCGGCAGGCAGCGATGGCGCGGCGCAAGGGTTTCAGATCGAGCGGCGCGGCGGCACGAGCGCCGAATTCAGTCTGCTGGCGACGACGCCGACCAGCTCGCCGCGCTACACAGACGGCACAGCGCTGCCGAACACGGCTTACGCTTATCGCGTGCGCGCCTTCAACATCAGCGGCCAGTCCGCCTATTCCAACGAAGTCCCGGTCGTTACGCCGACGGTCGCGCCGAGCCTCTCAATCGGCACCACCAGCATGCCCGAAGCGACGGTCGCCGTCGCTTATGACCGCGCCCTGGTCGCCAGCGGCGGCAGGCCCGATTATCTCTGGATCGTCGAGAGCGGCACGCTGCCGGCGGGGCTGACGCTTTCGCAATCCGGCAGCATCTCCGGCACGCCGACGACTGCCGGCACCAGCAACTTTGTTGTCAAAGTTACGGACAGCAACAACGGCTCGGCGACCAAGGCGTTGACCCTTATCGTCAAGCCCGCCGCGCCGCTGACGATTACCTCGGCGCAGTTGCCGCGCGGCTCGGTCGGCACGACCTACAGCCAGAGCCTCGGCGCCTCGGGCGGCCAGACGCCTTACAACTGGTCTAAGGTGTCGGGCAATCTCCCCGATGGCCTGTCGCTCAACCAGACGAGTGGCGTCATCGCCGGTGTGCCTGAGCGTGCCGGCACGTCGAGCTTTGTCATCCGGCTCGCAGACTCGGCTTCGGCCAGCGTCACCGTGACGCTGGCGATCACCATCAACCCGGCGATCAGCGCCCTGGAGATTACCACCGAATCGCTGCCCGATGGCGTCGTCGGTCAGGATTACTTGCGCACCTTACAGGCCATCGGCGGCAGCGCGCCTTATCGCTGGACGGTCGGCGCCGGGCACCTGCCCGATGGCTTGCAATTGAGCAGCGACGGCAGCATCACGGGCCGACCGACGACACCCGGCACCACAAACTTTACGGTGCAGGTGACCGAGCAGAGCGGCCAGACGGCGACCAGGGCCTTAGCCATTGACATTGAAGCGCCGCCGCAATTCACTATCCTGAGCAGCAACCCGCTGCCGGCTGCCGCCGTCGGCGTGCCATATCAGCATCAGCTACAGGCCACCGCCGGCAGCGCGCCTTACAACTGGGTCAAGAAGAAGAAGGCGAAATACGGCGCCCTGCCTGATGGCATCAAGCTCTCAGCCGATGGCATGTTGTCGGGAACGCCGACGGCGCAGGGGACGAGCGACTTTACGGTCATCGCCAGCGACGCGGCCGACCGCCAGGCGAAAAAGCCTTTGACGATCACTGTCGGCCCGCCGCCGCCGCCGCTGACGATCCGCACAGAGACGCTGCCGAACGCCACGCAAGGCTTGAGCTACACGGCGCACCTCGACGCCGCCGGCGGTGTCGCGCCCTACACCTGGACGCTCGACATCGGAACCTTGCCGGACGGCATCACGATGCAAAGCGACGGCACGATCAGCGGACGCGGAACCGCTGTCGGCACCTACGCCTTCACGGTGCGCGTTAAGGACGCGGTCGGCACTTCTAGCACCCACACGCTCTTCATTCTGGTTGTGCCGCCGCCGCCGCCGCTGGTCATTCAGACAGTGCAATTGCCTGAGACCAGCGCCGAACGGCCCTACTCGCAGACGCTGCAAGCGACCGGCGGCACGCCGCCTTACACCTGGAGCATCAGCAGCGGCAGCCTCGGCCAGGGCTTGAACCTGTCGGCCAATGGGGTGATCTCAGGGACACCGGCTTCGCCCGGCACCGTGGTCTTTGTCGTCCGCGTCGCCGATTCGGCGGAGCAGTCGGTGACCCGCACGCTGGCCATCACCATCAAGCCGGCGGATCACGTCGCGCCCTTCGGCAACCTGGAAGTGCCAGACTTCCGCGCCACGCTCAGCACGGTGGCGACCGGTTCGGGCTGGGCGCTGGACAACGTCGGCATTGCCGCCGTCGAAGTGCTGGTGGACGGCGTGAAAGTCGGCGACGCCATCTACGGGCTGAACCGCCCGGACATCGGCGCCGTCTGGAGCAGCTTCCCGAACGCCTCGAAGGCCGGCTACAGCTTCACGCTCGACACCACAAAGTTCAGTAATGGCGATCACACGCTCGCCATGCGCCTGCTCGACGCGGCGGGCAATGCGACGGTCGTCGGCACGCGCCCGATCACCTTGCAAAACAGCGTCTTCATGATCACCACGACCAACCTGCCGCGCGGCAAGAAGGGCGAAGCCTATAGCCAGCAGTTGCAAACGGCCAACGGCCGCGCGCCATACACCTTCACGCTGACCAGCGGGGCGCTGCCGGCGGGGCTGTCGTTGAGCGCCTCGGGCCTGGTTGCCGGCACGCCAACGGTCTTTGGCAGCAACTTCAGCTTTACCGTGCGCGCTACCGACGCCAACAGCGCGGCGGCGGTGGCCAGCTATACCATCACGGTGGTCCCGGACATTGACCCGCTGCGCGTCGTCTCCAGCGGTGACCTGCTACCGGGGCTGACCGGCAAAGATTACGCGACGCAGTTGCTCTTTACCGGCGGACGCCCGCCAGCGACCTGGGGGCTCAGCAACGGCACGCTGCCACCGGGCCTGACGCTCAATGCCGCCACGGGTATTCTGTCGGGCCGCCCGACGACCGTCGGCAATTACATCTTCACGGTGCGGGTGACGGATGCCGACAACACCACGGCGGTGTCGTCGCCCTTAAACCTGGTCATTGCGCTCGGCCCGCTCGGCGTCATCGATACGGGGACGTTGCCTTCAGGCGTCACCGGCGTGAGCTATGCGTATGGGCTGCGCAGCACCGGCGGCACAGGGCCGTACACCTGGACATTGGCGAGCGGCACGTTGCCGTGGGGCTTAACGGTCAACCCGACAACGGGCGTCATCGGTGGCAAGCCGATTGTCGCCGGCAACTACGATTTTGTAATCAGGATAGCCGACTCGACTCTGGCCTCAGCGCTCTCGGACTCGCTGCACATCGTCGTGACGGCGGGGCCGCTCACGGTGGTGACGACGGGCGATTTCCCGACGGCGCAGGTCAACGTTGATTACTCCTTTGTGATGGTCGCCAATGGCGGCTCGCAGCCCTATACCTGGAGCATCATCAGCGGCGCGCTGCCGGCGGGCTTAACGCTCAATCCGGCGACCGGCACTTTCGGCGGCAAGGCGATTGTGGCGGGAACCTTTACGCTCGTCTTCCAGGTGCGCGACCCCTTCGGCACCACTGCCACTTCGACGCCGCTGCGCCTCGTCGTTTCACCGTGA
- the dacB gene encoding D-alanyl-D-alanine carboxypeptidase/D-alanyl-D-alanine-endopeptidase: MIKDTMLKRRLARALALWLALFPGFAAAAIAQSAAPQTSQAATPQPQTDTLDALVARLGAHLAQPRFAPAAWGVKIVSLDTGKTLFEHNPQKYFNPASNAKLYTTALALDRLGADYRIRTSLYSTARPDASGTLKGDLIVYGRGDPTMAASLNGGDYFKPLEPLVDRLAVAGVRRVEGDLIGDESYFHSPAIGSGWEWDDLQEYYGAEASALNINDNALDLFVKPGERPGQPCRITTGPPSSWLTIINRTETAAKDSEGRIMVYRPVGENIVYVSGRLPIGGKDYRGSVAVHNPAGLFVAQLKEALLRRGITVAGRTRTIDWKYREVTPVDWAKWIELGFVESPPLREIVRATLKPSQNLYAQLLLLQVGALRDAETRGHGEAGTGQGRGSGAENGTRREEAQSSVPVAASPRLPVTASSVPRRTTEEMGAEALQNFLTAAGVKQGDVLLEEGSGLSRRDIITPNATVALLSFMSRHRFAEDYRNGLPIAGVDGTLQNRMKGTAAAGNARAKTGTLRYVYALSGYVTTAAGEHLAFSIMLNNYYNAERAAVPATAAAASAPRIPAPREDVDAIVVMLAGFSGRSQ; the protein is encoded by the coding sequence ATGATTAAAGACACAATGCTCAAGCGCCGGCTGGCGCGGGCGCTGGCTCTGTGGCTGGCGCTGTTTCCAGGCTTTGCGGCGGCGGCCATCGCACAGAGCGCCGCGCCGCAGACTTCGCAAGCCGCCACACCACAGCCGCAGACCGATACGCTCGACGCGCTGGTTGCGCGCCTGGGCGCGCATCTGGCGCAGCCGCGATTTGCGCCCGCCGCCTGGGGCGTCAAGATCGTTTCGCTCGATACCGGCAAGACCTTGTTCGAGCACAACCCGCAGAAGTACTTCAACCCGGCATCGAACGCCAAGCTCTACACGACGGCGCTGGCGCTCGACCGCCTGGGCGCGGATTATCGCATTCGCACGTCGCTTTATTCGACGGCGCGGCCCGATGCGTCGGGGACGCTCAAGGGCGACCTGATCGTTTATGGGCGCGGCGATCCGACCATGGCCGCGAGCCTCAACGGCGGCGATTACTTCAAGCCGCTTGAGCCGCTGGTTGACCGGCTGGCCGTCGCCGGCGTGCGGCGCGTCGAAGGCGACCTGATCGGTGATGAAAGCTACTTCCACAGCCCGGCGATTGGCTCCGGCTGGGAGTGGGACGATCTACAGGAATACTATGGCGCTGAAGCGTCGGCGCTCAACATCAACGACAACGCGCTTGATCTCTTCGTTAAGCCCGGCGAGCGCCCCGGCCAGCCATGCCGCATAACGACCGGCCCGCCGTCGAGCTGGCTGACGATCATCAACCGCACAGAGACCGCGGCGAAAGACTCGGAAGGCCGCATCATGGTTTACCGCCCGGTCGGCGAGAACATCGTCTATGTTTCGGGGCGGCTGCCAATTGGTGGCAAAGATTACAGAGGCTCGGTGGCGGTCCATAATCCGGCGGGGCTGTTTGTCGCGCAGCTTAAAGAGGCGCTCTTGCGGCGCGGCATCACGGTGGCGGGCCGGACGCGGACGATTGATTGGAAGTACCGCGAAGTCACGCCGGTTGATTGGGCGAAATGGATCGAGCTCGGCTTCGTCGAATCGCCGCCGCTCAGAGAGATCGTGCGCGCCACCTTGAAGCCCTCACAGAACCTCTACGCACAGTTGCTGCTCTTGCAGGTCGGCGCGTTGCGCGACGCGGAGACGCGGGGACACGGCGAGGCGGGGACAGGACAAGGGCGAGGGAGCGGGGCGGAGAATGGGACAAGGCGAGAAGAGGCGCAAAGCTCCGTCCCTGTCGCCGCGTCGCCGCGTCTCCCCGTCACCGCGTCGTCCGTTCCCCGGCGCACCACCGAAGAGATGGGCGCCGAAGCGTTGCAGAACTTCCTGACGGCGGCGGGCGTCAAGCAGGGTGACGTGCTGCTCGAAGAAGGCTCAGGGCTGTCGCGCCGTGACATCATCACGCCGAATGCCACGGTCGCGCTGCTCAGCTTTATGAGCCGTCATCGCTTCGCCGAAGATTATCGCAACGGCCTGCCGATAGCCGGGGTGGATGGAACCTTACAAAATCGCATGAAGGGAACAGCGGCGGCGGGCAACGCCAGGGCCAAGACCGGGACGCTGCGTTACGTCTATGCGCTCTCCGGGTACGTGACGACGGCAGCCGGCGAGCATCTGGCGTTTTCAATCATGCTCAATAACTATTACAACGCCGAGCGCGCGGCCGTTCCGGCCACAGCGGCCGCCGCTTCAGCGCCGCGCATTCCCGCTCCGCGCGAAGACGTCGACGCCATTGTCGTGATGCTCGCAGGCTTCAGCGGCAGGAGCCAGTAG